One part of the Numenius arquata chromosome 24, bNumArq3.hap1.1, whole genome shotgun sequence genome encodes these proteins:
- the TSHB gene encoding thyrotropin subunit beta has protein sequence MTPFFAMSLLFGLTFGQTASLCAPSEYIIHVEKRECAYCLAINTTICAGFCMTRDSNGKKLLLKSALSQNVCTYKEMFYQTALIPGCPHHTLPYYSYPVAVSCKCGKCNTDYSDCVHERVRTNYCTKPQKLCNM, from the exons ATGACTCCCTTCTTCGCGATGTCTCTCCTCTTTGGCCTGACTTTTGGTCAAACAGCATCACTTTGTGCTCCTTCCGAGTATATAATCCATGTGGAGAAAAGGGAATGTGCCTACTGCCTGGCCATCAACACCACCATCTGCGCTGGGTTTTGCATGACTCGG gaCAGCAATGGCAAGAAGCTGCTACTCAAAAGTGCTCTGTCCCAGAACGTGTGCACATACAAAGAGATGTTCTATCAAACAGCACTGATTCCGGGCTGTCCTCATCACACTCTCCCTTATTATTCCTACCCCGTGGCTGTGAGCTGCAAGTGTGGTAAATGTAACACCGATTACAGTGACTGTGTTCATGAGAGGGTTAGGACAAACTACTGCACTAAGCCACAGAAGCTCTGTAACATGTAA